The DNA sequence TGAGCGGTCATATATTTTTCAAAGAGCGCTGGTACGGTTTTGACGATGCGCTTTATGCCGCGGCCAGATTGCTGGAAATCCTGGTGCAAGACGGGCGCCCGCCGGCGCAGGTGTTCGCGGAGCTACCGGGCGGTCTGGCCACACCCGAGCTCAAGATCGATATGCCCGAGAGCGACCATGCCCGGTTCATGGCGCGATTATGCGAGGCCGCCGTATTCGAGGGCGCGGAAATCACTATCGTGGATGGCCTGCGGGTTGACTGGCCGGATGCGTGGGGCCTCATACGGCCCTCCAATACGACGCCTTGTTTGGTGTTGCGATTCGAGGGCGACAACCCCGCCGCATTAGAGCGCGTGCAAACCGAGTTTCGGCATCGAATCCACGCCTTGGATCCGGGCCTTCAGTTACCGTTCTGAAGGCTGTTTGCGGAGGATCACAGATCTCAACCGGCGTTCGCGCGAGCGCACAGCATGACATCTCAATCCATCGACCCGATCGAGATCGCACGCGTTCTCTCAGAAGCGCTGCCATACATACGCCGTTTTTCGGGCCGCTCGGTCGTCATCAAATATGGCGGTAATGCTATGGTCGACCCCGCTTTAAAGAGCGGTTTCGCCCGCGATATCGCATTAATGAAGCTCGTTGGGATTAATCCCGTCGTGGTTCACGGCGGGGGGCCGCAGATCGGTCAGTTGCTACGGCGCTTAGGAAAAGAGAGTACCTTTGTCGGTGGGATGCGGGTCACGGACGATGAAACCATGGATATCGTGGAAATGGTGCTCGGGGGTCTCGTCAACAAGGAAATCGTTAATTCCATCAACCAGCATGGAGGGACCGCCGTCGGCCTCACCGGGAAAGATGGCGATCTCATCCGCGCTCGTAAGCTCACTTTCACCCGCAATGACCCCAACATGCAGGCCACCGAGATCATTGACATCGGTCACGTGGGAGAGGTTGCCAGTATCGATACGGCGGTCGTGGACATGTTAATCAAAGGCAACTTTATTCCGGTCATTGCGCCCATCGGGGTGGGCGATAAGGGCCAGTCATACAACATCAACGCCGATTTAGTTGCCGGAAAACTGGCGCAGATCCTAAAGTCGGAGAAAGTTATTTTTCTCACCAACACCTCGGGGGTGTTGGATCGTCATGGCCACCTGTTGACGGGCCTTAGCGTAGACCGCGTGAACGAGCTTATCGCCGATGGTACGGTCGGCGGCGGCATGCTCCCCAAGCTACGGGCCGCCGCGGACGCCGTAGAAACTGGTGTTAAAAGCGCCCATATCATCGACGGGCGCGTCGAGCATGCCGTGCTCCTGGAGATCTTTACCGATCAAGGCGTCGGTACGCTGATCCATAGCCGCCACTTCGTCAGCCCCGGCGCGCGCAACCGGGGAGATGATAATAAAAACTGATCCGCTACGGGAAACCGGGGGGAGCGGCAAAGTCTCGTTGGCTACTGTTTTCCGCTGAGCTTCCTGAACCGCTCGATGTCGGTGGCGTACTGTTGCCGTACGCTTTCTTGCTCTTTCCTTTTTGTCTCGATAAACGAGCGGTTTTCCGCAACCTGAGCGCGTACCTTTTCGATATCGGCCATCGCCTGTTCCGAGGGTTTCTGGCCACGGCGTTCTAGGTCCGCCGCAATCGCAATCATGCGATCTAGATTGTCCTGAATTTTTTCGATATGCGATTCGGTAAGTTGAATTTGTGCTTCGATCGCGGACACCTTGCCCTCGCGCGCGAAAACCAAATCGTCTTCGCTACTGAAGGTGTCTAGGAGTACGCGATCGGCCTTTTCGGCTTCTTGACGCTTGCGATCTTCTTCGGCTTTCTGCTTCTTGATGCGTTCTTCTTCGGCAAACTCCGCTTGCGATTTTGCGGGTTTTCTATGGCCTACCGCAACTCCCTGGGCGTTGAATTTCGTGTGTCCTTGCTGGGCGTATTCGGCGGGTACGGCGTTCCCGCATTCGCGAACGCCCTCCTTATTTGTCCAGCACTTGATGCCAGCACCCGCGTCGAGGCTGATGCTGCTTACCAGAACCAACGCTGGAAGCTGACAGAGGTTGCGATAATATTGTCCCATATTGATGCCTATCAAGAACGATTAGACTAAAATCGAGCTATTTCTGTTACCGTTCAGTTTACCCTCACACGGATCGCCGTGACCTTGCGCCCTTACTCTAACGCGCGGGTTCGTGAGCGACGCAGCTAGTGATCGGCAGGTGATAAAGCTTCTTGATTTCTTCGATCGCGGACAGTGCACCTCCGTAGCCCGGTTCCATGGAGTCGTTACCTTCTCTTGGTGAGTTTGGCTCGGCCGCGTGTTCCGTGCGTTAATTAGATCGAATATCCTGAACGGGTAATTATTGGGAACTATATGATTATCAGTATAATTAGGATTGTGTTTCATCGCGTCAAAACGCCGATCTGGAGTTTGCGAAAGTCCGGCTCTTAGGGTCTCCATGTTGCGTATTATTACTATAAACGCTAACGGGATCCGATCCGCCCACCGCAAGGGTTTGTTCGAGTGGTTGTCGACGCAAAAGGCAGATATCCTGTGCCTTCAGGAAACCAAGGCGCATGCGGGTGATCTCCAGGACGCGATCACCGCTATTCGGGGCTACCGCGCATATTTTTGTGATGCGGAGAAGAAGGGGTATTGCGGCGTCGCGATGTACCTGCGTAGACCGCCTGACAAAGTAACTCATGGCCTAGGATGGGCCGACTTTGACCGGGAAGGCCGTTTCTTGCAAGCCGATTACGGGCCATTGAGCGTGATTTCAGTGTATGTCCCCTCAGGATCATCGAGCGCGGAGCGCCAGCAAGCCAAGTTCGATTTCCTCGCCCGATTCATGGAGGTATTGCGCACACTGCGGCGTAAGAAACGGGATTACATTGTGTGCGGGGATTGGAATATCGCGCATAAACCCATCGATTTGAAGAATTGGCGCTCCAATCAGAAAAATTCCGGATTCTTACCCGAGGAACGGGCATGGCTAGACGCGGTGTTTACCGAATTGGGTTTCGTCGATGCATTTCGGTGTTTCAATCCGGCGCCGGAGCAGTACACCTGGTGGTCAAACCGTGGCCAGGCCTGGGCGAAGAACGTGGGATGGCGTATCGATTATCAGATCGTCACGCCGGGCTTAGCGCCGTTGGTCAAGCGAGCCCAGATCTATAAGGAACAGCGTTTTTCGGATCATGCGCCGCTGCTCATGGACTACAATATCACGATTTGAATCCACCATGTTTTAACTTAAGCCGGTCGCCGTACGGACCCACGACTTGATTGCTATGGGTCCCCGGATGAACGCGGAGCCGCGTTCGCCTGCTCCCGGCACCAAGTGCGCTTCATAAAAGACTGTGGCCCAGATCCGTCAAGGGGGCGATGAACAACATCAAAACCATCTGCAGCGCAATCAACACGACCACCGGCGAAAGATCCAAGCCTCCGAGAGGGGGTACCAAGCGCCGAGCGGGCGCAAGCAACGGTTCGCAAAGAGCGTCGAGCAACACAATCGCCGGGTTGTACGCGTCGGGGTTAATCCAACTCACGATGACCCGGGCAAAGACCGCAATCAGGAACACATAGACCAAAAGCCGGAGTATTTCGGCCACCGATGAAAGCAATAAACCCCCCACCGAGGGATGATATCCACGCATGACATAAACGACCCAAATCTCGATCCCTTGCAAGGTCAACATCAAAATCACCGCGGCCATGTCGATACCACCCACACCCGGGATCCAACGCCGCAAAGGACGCAGCAACGGCGCCGTGGCTTTGACGACAAACTGTGAGATCGGGTTATAGAAATCGGCGCGCAGCCACTGGAATAAAAAGCGCAGCATGATGGTGAGAATATAGAGGCCGAACAAGGACTCGATTAGAAATGTGCCGGCGTCGGTGAAATAGGTTGCCGCCATTAGGATTCTCCAAAAAGTTTGGCTAGTTCTTGGGAGCGCCGTTGCGCTGCCTTCAGTGCTTGATCGACGATGCTGCTGAGGCCAGCGTCCTGAAGAACCCGGATGGCTTGCTCAGTCGTGCCGCCCGGCGAGGTGACCTGGTTACGCAGGGTGGCCGTATCCGCACTCGCTTCGAGCGCCATCTTGGCCGCGCCGAACGCCGTTTGCAGGGTCAGCAGGCGCGCCAGATCGCGGGGCAGGCCCATCCCAATGGCCGATCGCTCCACCAGTTCCATGAGCAGGAAAAAATAGGCAGGGCCGCTGCCGGAGACAGCAGTGACCGCATCCATGAGGGTTTCTTCGTCCAGCCACACGGTAAGCCCGACGGCGCGGAGCACTAACTCGGCGATCTCGCGTTGTTGTTGTTGCACAAATTCGTTGGCGAACAACGCTGCCGCACCGCTCCCGACCAGCGCCGGCGTGTTAGGCATCGCGCGCACGATGGCAACCTCGGGACCGAGCCACTGCGATAACGAGCGGGTGGTGATACCGGCGGCAATTGAAATCACCAGCGGGCGCTGCCGCCCTATCGCCGCCGCAAGCGTCGTGGCGACCGTCTTCATCACATCAGGCTTAACCGCAAGCACCACGACATCGGCGCCTTGGACGATGCGCGTGTTGTCGGTACTCGCTGAGACGGGGAAGCGGTTTGTGATCAACCGCAATCGGTCCGCACTGACGTCGGAGACACGCAAGCGTTGGATCAAGTAGCCGTCGGCGATCAAACCGCTAAGCAAGCACCTCCCCATATTGCCGCACCCGATAAGAGCTATCGTACCTTGTATCATCACATCCGCTTTTTTATTGATCGTTTCTGATGCCTCGCCGCGAGAACCCTGGCAACGGGGTTGGCACAAGAAGCGGCGCCGATCGCTGCGCCGGTCCTCCCGCATGCTTATTCACCTGTTGGCGGCGGAGACTTTCCGCAGGCAACGGATCGCGCCCTAAAAGTGTATCAATACCGCCGAATAAGATCACAATCCCTTGCCTTGAGCGTGGCTTCGCCGCGGGGGCCAAATAAAGCCGTCCCGATGCGTATCATGGTCGCGCCTTCGGCGATTGCGGCTTCGAAATCCTCCGATGTCCCCATCGACAAAGTGTCGAGGTCGATGCCTTCGGCGCGTAACGCATGATACCCCTCGATCAGCGCGCGAAAGTTAGCGCGTTGCTCGTCGAAGTGCTTACTCGGCGCTGGAAGGGCCATGAGACCGCGCAAGCGTAAGCGCGGGCAGGCGAGCACGGCGCGAGCCAAGGCCGGTAATTCGCGCAAGGCCACCCCCGATTTCGTCGCTTCGGCGCCGAGGTTGACTTCGATACATACGTTTAATCGCGGTAGATAAGCCGGCCGGTGCTCATTGAGCCGCTGTGCGATCTTTGCCCGGTCGATGCTATGGACCCAGGTGAAACCGTGCGCGATCTCCTGGGTTTTGTTCGACTGGAGAGCGCCGATGTAGTGCCATTCGAGGAGTTGACCGGCGAGCATGCGCATTTTCGGCAAGGCTTCTTGCAGATAGTTCTCTCCGAACAGGCGTTGACCGTGGGCAGCGAGAGTGAGTATTTCCGAACTCGTTCGCGTTTTACTAACAGCGATCAGACTCACGCTGTTCGGCGCTCGGCCAAAGCGTCGTGCCGTAGAGGTGATACGGGATCTCAGCATTGCGATCGGGGTGAGCCGCATGTTAGGCCGGTTGGGTTCTATAATGATTCTAGAACGCTGGCCTCATCCTCGGCGAGTACAGCAACGAAAAGAGCGTGCTCCGGAGCGTCTCATACGGCGCAGCGGTTGAGTGTGCGTCAGCATGATCAAAGAAATGGAATCATGTGTCGATACATGCGACGTTATCTTTAATT is a window from the Pseudomonadota bacterium genome containing:
- a CDS encoding exodeoxyribonuclease III: MLRIITINANGIRSAHRKGLFEWLSTQKADILCLQETKAHAGDLQDAITAIRGYRAYFCDAEKKGYCGVAMYLRRPPDKVTHGLGWADFDREGRFLQADYGPLSVISVYVPSGSSSAERQQAKFDFLARFMEVLRTLRRKKRDYIVCGDWNIAHKPIDLKNWRSNQKNSGFLPEERAWLDAVFTELGFVDAFRCFNPAPEQYTWWSNRGQAWAKNVGWRIDYQIVTPGLAPLVKRAQIYKEQRFSDHAPLLMDYNITI
- the proC gene encoding pyrroline-5-carboxylate reductase, coding for MIQGTIALIGCGNMGRCLLSGLIADGYLIQRLRVSDVSADRLRLITNRFPVSASTDNTRIVQGADVVVLAVKPDVMKTVATTLAAAIGRQRPLVISIAAGITTRSLSQWLGPEVAIVRAMPNTPALVGSGAAALFANEFVQQQQREIAELVLRAVGLTVWLDEETLMDAVTAVSGSGPAYFFLLMELVERSAIGMGLPRDLARLLTLQTAFGAAKMALEASADTATLRNQVTSPGGTTEQAIRVLQDAGLSSIVDQALKAAQRRSQELAKLFGES
- the argB gene encoding acetylglutamate kinase, translated to MTSQSIDPIEIARVLSEALPYIRRFSGRSVVIKYGGNAMVDPALKSGFARDIALMKLVGINPVVVHGGGPQIGQLLRRLGKESTFVGGMRVTDDETMDIVEMVLGGLVNKEIVNSINQHGGTAVGLTGKDGDLIRARKLTFTRNDPNMQATEIIDIGHVGEVASIDTAVVDMLIKGNFIPVIAPIGVGDKGQSYNINADLVAGKLAQILKSEKVIFLTNTSGVLDRHGHLLTGLSVDRVNELIADGTVGGGMLPKLRAAADAVETGVKSAHIIDGRVEHAVLLEIFTDQGVGTLIHSRHFVSPGARNRGDDNKN
- a CDS encoding YggS family pyridoxal phosphate-dependent enzyme; the protein is MRLTPIAMLRSRITSTARRFGRAPNSVSLIAVSKTRTSSEILTLAAHGQRLFGENYLQEALPKMRMLAGQLLEWHYIGALQSNKTQEIAHGFTWVHSIDRAKIAQRLNEHRPAYLPRLNVCIEVNLGAEATKSGVALRELPALARAVLACPRLRLRGLMALPAPSKHFDEQRANFRALIEGYHALRAEGIDLDTLSMGTSEDFEAAIAEGATMIRIGTALFGPRGEATLKARDCDLIRRY
- a CDS encoding YggT family protein, producing MAATYFTDAGTFLIESLFGLYILTIMLRFLFQWLRADFYNPISQFVVKATAPLLRPLRRWIPGVGGIDMAAVILMLTLQGIEIWVVYVMRGYHPSVGGLLLSSVAEILRLLVYVFLIAVFARVIVSWINPDAYNPAIVLLDALCEPLLAPARRLVPPLGGLDLSPVVVLIALQMVLMLFIAPLTDLGHSLL